The genomic region TATTTGTACTGCAGAACTTGATAGGAACCCCAGTTGGATATTTAATGATTAATTTCATTCCACTGCAGAATCTTTAGCTGCAtcaaagtttgtgttttcaaacgCTGGAAGTTATGTATGCTCAGTGACCTGTAGCTTATTAAACACTCTATACCTAATAATTCAAAAAACTGAGGAAAAGTCAAGcaagtgtgttttttatatttttttattacacatcACTTCAGAATGTTTACAATGTGACTCTGGCTCTATTGgtcacatgttattattataaactttTTTCATCCATTGTAATGCAGGACTTTGTTTAGTTGGAGGACATGGTGCTGCGGATCCAGGAGGTGTAGTTGCAGACCTTGGCGTAGACTCCAGGCTTGTTCCTCTGGGCACAGCCGTAGCCCCAGGACACCACACCCTGCAGCACACCATTGCACACCAGGGGGCCACCGGAGTCTCCCTGATAGGACATGGACAGAGAACAAGACGTGAGCAGAGGTGTCCTCAGGTTTGATACGTCCACCTGAAGAAACAGTGAAGATGACTTTAGCTGGTACCTGGCAGGAGTCCATGCCTCCCTCGAGGAATCCAGCACAGAACATGTTGGAGGTGATCTGTCCAGGGTAggagctcctgcagctgctgtcgCTCAGGATGGGGGCATCCAGACACATCAGGCGATCAGGGTAGGCACCTGGAATAGAAAAGGCCAGTATAAGTAAATACTCATATACCACCATGTACCTAAAACCTTTCCTGTTGTCTGCAGTGTTTCACTGACTTCCAGAGCCGCTCAGGTTGCCCCATCCAGAGATCAGACAGCGGGTGCCAGCGCTGGCACAGGTGGAGGGCAGGGACACGGAGGCGACTTTGCTGTTCAGGGTGGCGGGCTTGCTCAGCTTGATCAGCATGATGTCATTGTCCAGGTTGCGGCTGTTGTACCTGGGATGACGGATGACCTTAGCAGAGTTGATGAACTGCTCGGTGCCCTCGTTGACCGCAATGTTGTGCTCACCAAGACGCAGCTGGACGCGGCTGACAGAGAGGCACATGGGTAAAAAAGTGGAAGTCATGTGTTTTGAGAAACAGTTATTACAGTTAAACAAGTGGTTTTGAATGTAATTGTCCACACTTACGACTTGTAGCAGTGAGCAGCAGACACCACCCAGGTGCTGGAGATCAGGGAGCCTCCACAGAAGTGGTAGCCAGAGCTCAGAGAGACCTGGTAGGGCAACGCGTTCTTTCTGCACTCGCAGCCTCCAACAATCTTGTCATCCTCATAATATTTGCATTTTGTTACTGTTATCTTCTTGAGTAACTTGTGTGGTCTACCTTTGACCTGGGCCACCCAAATACCTCgacacatgcaaaaaaaaaactgaagcacCGGAGACTCGATTCCATGTTTATTTTAAGAAATATACCTCAGCAACAAAATAATCTCTTGACACAGATAACTAAAGTACAACATGGCAGTGATAAaccttgtgtctttgtgaaaagAGACATGTGGTGCACTTGATGATTTTAATCGTCAGTGAGAGAGAAATACCttcaaattataaaatatacaaaCTGAGGCCTAATTGcattaaaacaataattttcTAAAATGTGTCTGCCACTATAAAGATGCTCTCATGTAAGTTCTCACTGTAAACTGCAGGTTGTTCATAATTAATGTGCACAGAATCATCCAGAACCTGCAGCTTCCACTCAGAAATGTCATGACTGGAACTTCACAGTGGCAGATGCTTTTTTGAGGATAATTGTGGATTAGAAGCTAAAGGTTTAATTTACATGCAGCATCTTTAAACAAATTACCCTAACTCTGAAACTGGGTGTGTCTTGGTTGTTGTGACTGCAGAGGTAtttttgtgatcttttttttcatctattaaaaattgtgaaaacacaacacaaacacactatacgaataataaaaacaccacaaaaaagGGGGGAAACAAATAGACTGCCCACCCAGCCCATCTCCAAGACAGGATATCATTATAAAGTTTTTTTCAGGTTTATTGAGAGTGAGTACCAAACCTATATAACTGATTCCTTCACACTGTGGGATCAAGCAATCGAAAACTCTGAGTGAACAAAGTCCAGAGAGGGAGTTGGGAGGTCGCCAACATTTGGCAACcaagttttttttacttatatttctcctttttgttttcaaagtaaGGCCCAAACTTGACAAGTCATTGAGAGTGAGTGTAACAGGCGAGCACAGCAGCTTGACTTCAACCAGAGGTCAGAGGCGACCGTCTTACAGAAGCTGAAACTTCAGGGGCTTTTGAGCTACGCAGAAAATAAAGTAATGTTCATTTACAACCAAACAAGCAAACCTCCCTCAATGACTTACTCAGGGTGTTCTATAAACTCTGTAAATTGACAAAATACCcagacagaaatacattttcaatttacTCTAAAATtgattttatatgtttttgtcGAGGAACACAATTTCATTCAGTGATGTTCAGCTTTTGGAGCCTtagattgattgtgtttttgttattttcaatgACAAGATAATTTACTGAAGATGAACTAAATATTAAAGTATCAAcaaattcgttttttttattaattattccaTTGGCTTTACAGTAATAATTATTCTAAAATAATACACACGTTCCATAATTAATACACACTTTCCCTAACATTGTTATTGTGCTGTTAATTTTCATCAGTTaggattaaaaaacaatgattgCGGAGCCGTGAAAGAAACATGATAGAAACCTCTGACAGCCATCTTGATAGTATCCTTATCAATcatttcaataagaatgttgtTGGTATTTATATCattgaaattatttaatttcataCATAAAAACAGAAGGATCAATAATTGGGAATTGATCTGCCAATATAAGTGACTTGGAGGGATTTGTGCCCAGGCATTAATATAGAGCTTTGTAGTTACTTCAGTTACTTAAGTGTTTTCTAATAAAAAGTCATTTTATGACCTGAACGATTTAATATGTTGAATATGTTCACGTGTTCTGAGTCTCCACCAACAGAACCACAGTCATAAATGACAAACATACAGACTTGACACAGACATCACTGGTGTTATTTGTACTGCAGAACTTGATAGGAACCCCACGTGGATATTTAATGATAACATTCCACTGCAGAATCTTTGGCTGCAtcaaagtttgtgttttcaaacgCTGGAAGTTATGTATGCTCAGTGACCTGTAGCTTATTAAACACTCTATACCTAATAATTCAAAAAACTGTTGAAAATTCAAGcaagtgtgttttttatatatttttattacacATCACTTCAGAATATTTACACTGTGACTCTGGCTCTATTGgtcacatgttattattataaactgtTTTCATCCATTGTAATGCAGGACTTTGTTTAGTTGGAGGACATGGTGCTGCGGATCCAGGAGGTGTAGTTGCAGACCTTGGCATAGACTCCAGGCTTGTTCCTCTGGGCACAGCCGTAGCCCCAGGACACCACACCCTGCAGCACACCGTTGCACACCAGGGGGCCACCGGAGTCTCCCTGATAGGACATGGACAGAGAACAAGACGTGAGCAGAGGTGTCCTCAGGTTTGATACGTCCACCTGAAGAAACAGTGAAGATGACTTTAGCTGGTACCTGGCAGGAGTCCTTGCCTCCCTCGAGGAATCCAGCACAGAACATGTTGTAGGTGATCTGTGCAGGGTAggagctcctgcagctgctgtcgCTCAGGATGGGGGCATCCAGACACATCAGGCGATCAGGGTAGTTGCCTTGAATAGAAAAGGCCAGTATAAGTAAATACTCATATACCACCATGTACCTAAAACCTTTCCTGTTGTCTGCAGTGTTTCACTGACTTCCAGAGCCGCTCAGGTTGCCCCATCCAGAGATCAGACAGCGGGTGCCAGCGCTGGCACAGGTGGAGGGCAGGGACACGGAGCCGACTTTGCTGTTCAGGGTGGCGGGCTTGCTCAGCTTGATCAGCATGATGTCATTGTCCAGGTTGCGGCTGTTGTACCAGGGATGACGGATGACCTTAGCAGAGTTGATGAACTGCTCGGTGCCCTCGTTGACCGCAATGTTGTGCTCACCAAGACGCAGCTCGACGCGGCTGACAGAGAGGCACATGGGTAAAAAAGTGTAAGTCATTCGTTGGAGAAACAGTTATTACAGTTAAACAAGTGGTTTTGAATGTAATTGTCCACACTTACGACTTGTAGCAGTGAGCAGCAGACACCACCCAGGTGCTGGAGATCAGGGAGCCTCCACAGAAGTGGTAGCCAGAGCTCAGAGAGACCTGGTAGGGCAACGCGTTCTTTCTGCACTCGTAGCCTCCAACAATCTTGTCATCCTCATCAATGGGAGCAGCATCTGACAACAGAATAACAGAGTTCAGGTTTTCCACAACATCAATTTACCAAGAAATCTCTAGTGAATACTTATCAGTCATCAACTTGTCAGAAAGTGGCCAAACTCCCTTTAAAAGGTCATTTAAAAAGTACAACTTGTTAAGTCTTCATactcacatgctgcagcgcacagaGCCAGAAGAATGAAAGTCTTCATGATGGAGTCAGTTTGAGCCTCGGTGTCAGCTCAGctccactgcagcagcttttatacccactctgtccctctgataTCACATTGGCCAAGGACACATATTTCCATTTTCAGCAACCTGTGTGAAAACGCATCTGGAGGACGAGTGCCAGCATATTGACATTGTGTGCTTTAGTCCCACCGCCAGTCACATACACTCTGTTAACGTTgaagtaaaaagaaacaatagcTTTTTTGTAAGTGTTAAAAGGATATCATTTTAAATTTGACAGCTTTTATAcccactctgtccctctgataTCACATGGGCCAAGGACACGTATTTGCATTTTGTTACTGTTATCTTCTTGAGTAACTTGTGTGAGAACAAATCTGGAGGATGAGGGTCTACCTTTGACCTGGGCCACACAAATACCCTGACACATGCAAAAGCACCGGAGACTCAATTCCATGTGTATTTTAAGAAATATACCTCAGCTACACTATAACCTTCTGATTGTGTGATTCTCACTCTTTTGTTCTCAAAAGTAGTTGACATTTTGAATTTGTTCGTAATGTTAATGCTAGACCAATTGTCAGGTGCACCATATCATATATTCATATAGAAACATCAAAGCCATGTTGTACTTTAATTATCTGTCTTAATTATTGATAAATACCATCGATACATGTCACCTCTGATCTCAGATTATTATGTACACAGAGAATATTTTAACCTGTAGTTTACAATCAGAAATGTATCCATGGTATATATCATTTCATGACACAGATAACTAAAGTACAACATGGCAGTGATAAaccttgtgtctttgtgaaaagAGACATGTGGTGCACTTGATGATTTATAATCGTTAGTGAGAGAGAAATACCttcaaattataaaatatacaaaCTGAGGCCTAATTGcattaaaacaataattttcTAAAATGTGTCTGCCACTGTAAAGCTGCTCTCATGACAGTTCTCACTGTAAACTGCTGGTTCTTGATAATTAATGTGCACAGAATCATCCAGAACCTGCAGCTTCCACTCAGAAAGGTCATGACTGGAACTTTACAGTGGCAGATGCTTTTTTGAGGATAATTGTGGATTAGAAGCTAAAGGTTTAATTTACATGCAGCATCTTTAAACAAATTACCCTGACTGTGAAACTGGGTGTGTCTTGGTTGTTGCGACTGCAGAGGtatttttgtgatatttttttgcatgtattaaaaattgtgaaaacacaacacaaacatactaTATACGAATATAAAAACCCCACAAAGGAGACAAAAAAGGGGGGAAACAAATACACACCCCACCCAGCCCATCTCCCAGACAGGATATCATTATAAAGGTTTTTTCAGGTTTATTGAGAGTGAGTACCGATCCTATATAACTGATTTCCTCACACTGTGGGATGAAACAATCAAAAACTCTTAGTGAACAAAGTTCAGAGAGGGAGTTGCGAGGTCGCCAAAGATAATTTACTGAAGATgaactaaatattaaaatatcaacAATTTTAAAGTGTCTAATCTATCCCACATTATTACTAAATATATCAATACTGTAGGTGTGATACATTTAGTTCCATATTTTATATAGGAACAATACTTGCCCTAAGATATGTTTTgtggatttttttgtaaagtttcCTGTTTATAATCGTTAGCTGTATCCTAAAGTAAAGTCTTTAGTAGTATCCTCCTCAGTGACATTAGTGAAATGAAGCACACACGTATGTATCTCTAGACAAATTTAGTTGTAAATATCCAAAGTATGATGAACAgtatttatatcttttatatccAACGTGACTGacgtgaattttttttaattaattatttgatatCGATGTGGCTTTACAGTAATAATTATTCTAAAATAATACACACTTTCCGTAAATAATACACACTTTCCATAACATTGTTATTGTGCTGTTAATTTTCATCAGTTaggattaaaaaacaatgattgCGGAGCCGTGAAAGGAAACATGATAGAAACCTCTGACAGCCATCTTGATAGTATCCTTATCAAtcgtttcaataagaatgttgtTGGTATTTATATCattgaaattatttaatttcatgCATAAAAACAGAAGGATCAATAATTGGGAATTGATCTGCCGATATAACAGACTTGGAGGGATTTGTGCTCAGGCATTAATATAGAGCTTTGTAGTTACTTCAGttacttaaatgttttttaataaaaagtcGTTTTATGACCTGAATGATTTAATATGTTGAAAATGTTCACGTGTTCTGAGTCTCCACCAACAGAACCACAGTCATAAATGACAAACATACAGACTTGACACAGACATCACTGGTTTTATTTGTACTGCAGAACTTGATAGGAACCCCAGTTGGATATTTAATGATTAATTTCATTCCACTGCAGAATCTTTAGCTGCAtcaaagtttgtgttttcaaacgCTGGAAGTTATGTATGCTCAGTGACCTGTAGCTTATTAAACACTCTATACCTAATAATTCAAAAAACTGAGGAAAAGTCAAGcaagtgtgttttttatatttttttattacacatcACTTCAGAATGTTTACAATGTGACTCTGGCTCTATTGgtcacatgttattattataaactttTTTCATCCATTGTAATGCAGGACTTTGTTTAGTTGGAGGACATGGTGCTGCGGATCCAGGAGGTGTAGTTGCAGACCTTGGCGTAGACTCCAGGCTTGTTCCTCTGGGCACAGCCGTAGCCCCAGGACACCACACCCTGCAGCACACCATTGCACACCAGGGGGCCACCGGAGTCTCCCTGATAGGACATGGACAGAGAACAAGACGTGAGCAGAGGTGACCTCAGGTTTGATACGTCCACCTGAAGAAACAGTGAAGATGACTTTAGCTGGTACCTGGCAGGAGTCCATGCCTCCCTCGAGGAATCCAGCACAGAACATGTTGGAGGTGATCTGTCCAGGGTAggagctcctgcagctgctgtcgCTCAGGATGGGGGCATCCAGACACATCAGGCGATCAGGGTAGGCACCTGGAATAGAAAAGGCCAGTATAAGTAAATACTCATATACCACCATGTACCTAAAACCTTTCCTGTTGTCTGCAGTGTTTCACTGACTTCCAGAGCCGCTCAGGTTGCCCCATCCAGAGATCAGACAGCGGGTGCCAGCGCTGGCACAGGTGGAGGGCAGGGACACGGAGGCGACTTTGCTGTTCAGGGTGGCGGGCTTGCTCAGCTTGATCAGCATGATGTCATTGTCCAGGTTGCGGCTGTTGTACCTGGGATGACGGATGACCTTAGCAGAGTTGATGAACTGCTCGGTGCCCTCGTTGACCGCAATGTTGTGCTCACCAAGACGCAGCTGGACGCGGCTGACAGAGAGGCACATGGGTAAAAAAGTGTAAGTCATGTGTTTTGAGAAACAGTTATTACAGTTAAACAAGTGGTTTTGAATGTAATTGTCCACACTTACGACTTGTAGCAGTGAGCAGCAGACACCACCCAGGTGCTGGAGATCAGGGAGCCTCCACAGAAGTGGTAGCCAGAGCTCAGAGAGACCTGGTAGGGCAACGCGTTCTTTCTGCACTCGTAGCCTCCAACAATCTTGTCATCCTCATCAATGGGAGCAGCATCTGACAACAGAATAACAGAGTTCAGGTTTTCCACAACATCAATTTACAAAGAAATCTCTAGTGAATACTTATCAGTCATCAACTTGTCAGAAAGTGGCCAAACTCCCTTTAAAAGGTAATTTAAAAAGTACAACTTGTTAAGTCTTCATactcacatgctgcagcgcacagaGCCAGAAGAATGAAAGTCTTCATGATGGAGTCAGTTTGAGCCTCGGTGTCAGCTCAGctccactgcagcagcttttatacccactctgtccctctgataTCACATGGGCCAAGGACACGTATTTGCATTTTGTTACTGTTATCTTCTTGAGTAACTTGTGTGAGAACAAATCTGGAGGATGAGGGTCTACCTTTGACCTGGGCCACACAAATACCCTGACACATGCAAAAGCACCGGAGACTCGATTCCATGTGTATTTTAAGAAATATACCTCAGCTACACTATAACCTTCTGATTGTGTGATTCTCACTCTTTTGTTCTCAAAAGTAGTTGACATTTTGAATTTGTTTCGTAATGTTAATGCTAGACCAATTGTCAGGTGCACCATATCATATATTCATATAGAAACATCAAAGCCATGTTGTACTTTAATTATCTGTCTTAATTATTGATAAATACCATCGATACATGTCACCTCTGATCTCAGATTATTATGTACACAGAGAATATTTTAACCTGTAGTTTACAATCAGAAATGTATCCATGGTATATATCATTTCATGACACAGATAACTAAAGTACAACATGTCAGTGATAAaccttgtgtctttgtgaaaagAGACATGTGGTGCACTTGATGATTTATAATCGTTAGTGAGAGAGAAATACCttcaaattataaaatatacaaaCTGAGGCCTAATTGcattaaaacaataattttcTAAAATGTGTCTGCCACTGTAAAGCTGCTCTCATGACAGTTCTCACTGTAAACTGCTGGTTCTTGATAATTAATGTGCACAGAATCATCCAGAACCTGCAGCTTCCACTCAGAAAGGTCATGACTGGAACTTTACAGTGGCAGATGCTTTTTTGAGGATAATTGTGGATTAGAAGCTAAAGGTTTAATTTACATGCAGCATCTTTAAACAAATTACCCTGACTGTGAAACTGGGTGTGTCTTGGTTGTTGCGACTGCAGAGGtatttttgtgatatttttttgcatgtattaaaaattgtgaaaacacaacacaaacatactaTATACGAATATAAAAACCCCACAAAGGAGACAAAAAAGGGGGGAAACAAATACACACCCCACCCAGCCCATCTCCCAGACAGGATATCATTATAAAGGTTTTTTCAGGTTTATTGAGAGTGAGTACCGATCCTATATAACTGATTTCCTCACACTGTGGGATGAAACAATCAAAAACTCTTAGTGAACAAAGTTCAGAGAGGGAGTTGCGAGGTCGCCAAAGATAATTTACTGAAGATgaactaaatattaaaatatcaacAATTTTAAAGTGTCTAATCTATCCCACATTATTACTAAATATATCAATACTGTAGGTGTGATACATTTAGTTCCATATTTTATATAGGAACAATACTTGCCCTAAGATATGTTTTgtggatttttttgtaaagtttcCTGTTTATAATCGTTAGCTGTATCCTAAAGTAAAGTCTTTAGTAGTATCCTCCTCAGTGACATTAGTGAAATGAAGCACACACGTATGTATCTCTAGACAAATTTAGTTGTAAATATCCAAAGTATGATGAACAgtatttatatcttttatatccAACGTGACTGacgtgaattttttttaattaattatttgatatCGATGTGGCTTTACAGTAATAATTATTCTAAAATAATACACACTTTCCGTAAATAATACACACTTTCCATAACATTGTTATTGTGCTGTTAATTTTCATCAGTTaggattaaaaaacaatgattgCGGAGCCGTGAAAGGAAACATGATAGAAACCTCTGACAGCCATCTTGATAGTATCCTTATCAAtcgtttcaataagaatgttgtTGGTATTTATATCattgaaattatttaatttcatgCATAAAAACAGAAGGATCAATAATTGGGAATTGATCTGCCGATATAACAGACTTGGAGGGATTTGTGCTCAGGCATTACTATAGAGCTTTGTAGTTACTTCAGttacttaaatgttttttaataaaaagtcGTTTTATGACCTGAATGATTTAATATGTTGAAAATGTTCACGTGTTCTGAGTCTCCACCAACAGAACCACAGTCATAAATGACAAACATACAGACTTGACACAGACATCACTGGTTTTATTTGTACTGCAGAACTTGATAGGAACCCCAGTTGGATATTTAATGATTAATTTCATTCCACTGCAGAATCTTTAGCTGCAtcaaagtttgtgttttcaaacgCTGGAAGTTATGTATGCTCAGTGACCTGTAGCTTATTAAACACTCTATACCTAATAATTCAAAAAACTGAGGAAAAGTCAAGcaagtgtgttttttatatttttttattacacatcACTTCAGAATGTTTACAATGTGACTCTGGCTCTATTGgtcacatgttattattataaactttTTTCATCCATTGTAATGCAGGACTTTGTTTAGTTGGAGGACATGGTGCTGCGGATCCAGGAGGTGTAGTTGCAGACCTTGGCGTAGACTCCAGGCTTGTTCCTCTGGGCACAGCCGTAGCCCCAGGACACCACACCCTGCAGCACACCATTGCACACCACGGGGCCACCGGAGTCTCCCTGAtaggacacagacagagaacaagACGTGAGCAGAGGTGTCCTCAGGTTTGATACGTCCACCTGAAGAAACAGTGAAGATGACTTTAGCTGGTACCTGGCAGGAGTCCTTGCCTCCCTCGAGGAATCCAGCACAGAACATGTTGGAGGTGATCTGTCCAGGGTAggagctcctgcagctgctgtcgCTCAGGATGGGGGCATCCAGACACATCAGGCGATCAGGGTAGTTGCCTGGAATAGAAAAGGCCAGTATAAGTAAATACTCATATACCACCATGTACCTAAAACCTTTCCTGTTGTCTGCAGTGTTTCACTGACTTCCAGAGCCGCTCAGGTTGCCCCATCCAGAGATCAGACAGCGGGTGCCAGCGCTGGCACAGGTGGAGGGCAGGGACACGGAGCCGACTTTGCTGTTCAGGGTGGCGGGCTTGCTCAGCTTGATCAGCATGATGTCATTGTCCAGGTTGCGGCTGTTGTACCTGGGATGACGGATGACCTTAGCAGAGTTGATGAACTGCTCGGTGCCCTCGTTGACCGCAATGTTGTGCTCACCAAGACGCAGCTGGACGCGGCTGACAGAGAGGCACATGGGTAAAAAAGTGTAAGTCATGTGTTTTGAGAAACAGTTATTACAGTTAAACAAGTGGTTTTGAATGTAATTGTCCACACTTACGACTTGTAGCAGTGAGCAGCAGACACCACCCAGGTGCTGGAGATCAGGGAGCCTCCACAGAAGTGGTAGCCAGAGCTCAGAGAGACCTGGTAGGGCAACGCGTTCTTTCTGCACTCGTAGCCTCCAACAATCTTGTCATCCTCATCAATGGGAGCAGCAACTGACAACATAATAACAGAGTTCAGGTTTTCCACAACATCAATTTACAAAGAAATCTCTAGTGAATACTTATCAGTCATCAACTTGTCAGAAAGTGGCCAAACTCCCTTTAAAAGGTCATTTAAAAAGTACAACTTGTTAAGTCTTCATactcacatgctgcagcgcacagaGCCAGAAGAATGAAAGTCTTCATGATGGAGTCAGTTTGAGCCTCGGTGTCAGCTCAGctccactgcagcagcttttatacccactctgtccctctgataTCACATTGGCCAAGGACACATATTTCCATTTTCAGCAACCTGTGTGAAAACGCATCTGGAGGACGAGTGCCAGCATATTGACATTGTGTGCTTTAGTCCCACCGCCAGTCACATGCACTCTGTTAATGGTGAATTAAAAAGAACCAATAGCTTTTATTGAATTGTTTAAAGGACTTCGTGTTAAATTTGACTCTGCccttcaaattattattttgcagTAGATTCAACTACATTG from Pleuronectes platessa chromosome 10, fPlePla1.1, whole genome shotgun sequence harbors:
- the LOC128449288 gene encoding serine protease hepsin-like, with translation MKTFILLALCAAAYAAPIDEDDKIVGGYECRKNALPYQVSLSSGYHFCGGSLISSTWVVSAAHCYKSRVELRLGEHNIAVNEGTEQFINSAKVIRHPWYNSRNLDNDIMLIKLSKPATLNSKVGSVSLPSTCASAGTRCLISGWGNLSGSGSNYPDRLMCLDAPILSDSSCRSSYPAQITYNMFCAGFLEGGKDSCQGDSGGPLVCNGVLQGVVSWGYGCAQRNKPGVYAKVCNYTSWIRSTMSSNCIWVAQVKGRPHKLLKKITVTKCKYYEDDKIVGGCECRKNALPYQVSLSSGYHFCGGSLISSTWVVSAAHCYKSRVQLRLGEHNIAVNEGTEQFINSAKVIRHPRYNSRNLDNDIMLIKLSKPATLNSKVASVSLPSTCASAGTRCLISGWGNLSGSGSAYPDRLMCLDAPILSDSSCRSSYPGQITSNMFCAGFLEGGMDSCQGDSGGPLVCNGVLQGVVSWGYGCAQRNKPGVYAKVCNYTSWIRSTMSSN
- the LOC128450024 gene encoding trypsin-3-like yields the protein MKTFILLALCAAAYAAPIDEDDKIVGGYECRKNALPYQVSLSSGYHFCGGSLISSTWVVSAAHCYKSRVQLRLGEHNIAVNEGTEQFINSAKVIRHPRYNSRNLDNDIMLIKLSKPATLNSKVASVSLPSTCASAGTRCLISGWGNLSGSGSAYPDRLMCLDAPILSDSSCRSSYPGQITSNMFCAGFLEGGMDSCQGDSGGPLVCNGVLQGVVSWGYGCAQRNKPGVYAKVCNYTSWIRSTMSSN
- the LOC128449974 gene encoding trypsin-3 — translated: MKTFILLALCAAAFAAPIDEDDKIVGGYECRKNALPYQVSLSSGYHFCGGSLISSTWVVSAAHCYKSRVQLRLGEHNIAVNEGTEQFINSAKVIRHPRYNSRNLDNDIMLIKLSKPATLNSKVGSVSLPSTCASAGTRCLISGWGNLSGSGSNYPDRLMCLDAPILSDSSCRSSYPGQITSNMFCAGFLEGGKDSCQGDSGGPVVCNGVLQGVVSWGYGCAQRNKPGVYAKVCNYTSWIRSTMSSN